A genomic region of Zea mays cultivar B73 chromosome 6, Zm-B73-REFERENCE-NAM-5.0, whole genome shotgun sequence contains the following coding sequences:
- the LOC103629272 gene encoding uncharacterized protein isoform X6 gives MARGMRKCIIQSQEEYLVEEPIGETSHRPRDAAYDHHPSARERQKESDNGNEFNDLDHHKKDTTSFETTSGVYPSPDDADIEDSVEGQTNEAISRGPNKLKHVWNLQKGKRIVVNCNELGQPIGEEAGVLGKFLGMVARNGCLCSLSFKDWRLLIGKKDRNNEQKNKQDVLKQVKMRFLYPARMEKWILRTIGERWRQHKSNLKSLHFDAHRSKENNLKNVPKGVLDDQWVALVNNWFTTKSQDISEANRINCAKRKATHTSGTKSFARNREDMREQDPEKKYPHRAVLYINTHKSNITKNTNPHVVALKELLVQEPSLADTSHGKVAWKGDALSQILGEEKPGHIHGLGLVPNPDQVFGGSTSRHLKHLNLTSLDATSSEDVVSLRLQVEKLIDRVQKQDDTILNLRNTLELQKSHHECLDEPLSASKDLQPTMNQKINLLDELNSTMADEIKHDGYEELQAQCKKSKIQEKGKPPMPRGGLQGGRVSTSLNVKNRSNAAKVMNQDTARNSSNHEPYKNKGSLENYLPSTKDDQSTSKRKVGSHIFLKSWRNQNKKVALGTIIGCDPKQQVGGDPLGKEFWKVRLGLVLVRDEPLIRPYNNFVVLGDIDNDPIAWPSSCIEKAAL, from the exons ATGGCTAGGGGTATGAGAAAGTGCATCATTCAAAGCCAAGAAGAGTATTTGGTAGAGGAGCCTATTGGGGAAACAAGTCATCGGCCACGAGATGCAGCATATGACCACCATCCTTCTGCTAGAGAACGCCAAAAAGAAAGCGACAATGGTAATGAGTTCAATGACCTAG ATCATCATAAAAAAGATACAACATCTTTTGAGACTACTTCTGGAGTGTACCCTTCTCCTGATGATGCGGATATAGAGGATTCTGTTGAAG GTCAAACTAATGAAGCAATAAGTCGTGGTCCGAACAAACTTAAACATGTTTGGAACCTTCAAAAAGGAAAACGAATTGTAGTTAACTGTAACGAGCTCGGCCAACCTATTGGAGAGGAGGCAGGAGTCTTAGGAAAATTCCTTGGCATGGTTGCTAGGAATGGCTGCTTATGTAGCTTAAGCTTCAAAGATTGGAGATTACTGATAGGAAAGAAGGACAGGAACAATGAACAAAAAAACAAGCAAGATGTACTGAAGCAAGTAAAG ATGAGATTCCTATACCCTGCCCGCATGGAAAAGTGGATACTTCGAACTATTGGTGAGAGATGGAGACAACACAAGTCCAATCTAAAATCCTTACATTTTGATGCGCATAGGAGCAAGGAAAATAATCTAAAAAATGTTCCAAAAGGCGTCTTAGATGATCAATGGGTCGCTCTTGTGAATAATTGGTTTACAACAAAATCACAG GATATCAGTGAGGCAAATAGGATAAACTGCGCAAAAAGGAAGGCGACCCATACATCAGGAACAAAGAGTTTTGCTCGGAATAGGGAAGATATG AGGGAACAAGATCCAGAAAAGAAATACCCCCATAGGGCTGTATTGTATATCAATACACACAAGAGTAACATCACAAAGAACACAAACCCACATGTG GTTGCGTTGAAGGAACTATTAGTGCAAGAACCAAGTTTAGCTGACACTAGTCATGGAAAGGTTGCATGGAAAGGAGATGCGCTTAGCCAAATTTTAGGAGAAGAGAAGCCTGGCCATATCCATGGTCTTGGCCTTGTTCCGAATCCAGATCAAGTGTTTGGTGGATCAACTTCAAGGCATCTAAAACATCTTAATTTAACCTCTTTGGATGCAACATCAAGTGAAGATGTAGTATCTCTTCGACTTCAAGTGGAAAAACTTATAGATCGTGTCCAGAAGCAAGATGATACTATACTAAATTTGCGAAATACCTTGGAACTGCAAAAAAGTCACCAT GAATGTCTAGATGAACCTTTGTCGGCATCAAAAGATCTTCAGCCGACTATGAATCAAAAAATTAATCTTCTTGATGAACTGAATAGCACAATG GCGGATGAAATCAAACATGATGGGTACGAGGAGCTGCAGGCCCAGTGCAAAAAATCTAAAATTCAAGAAAAG GGCAAGCCACCAATGCCACGAGGAGGACTCCAAGGTGGTAGAGTTTCTACATCGTTAAATGTAAAAAATAGAAGTAATGCAGCCAAG GTGATGAACCAGGACACTGCTCGAAATTCCTCTAATCATGAACCATACAAGAACAAG GGATCTCTAGAAAATTATTTGCCAAGTACTAAAGACGATCAGTCTACATCAAAACGAAAA GTTGGTTCTCATATTTTCTTGAAGAGTTGGAGGAATCAAAATAAGAAGGTTGCATTAGGTACAATAATTGGTTGTGATCCAAAGCAACAAGTTGGAGGAGATCCATTGGGCAAAGAATTTTGGAAGGTTCGTCTCGGTCTTGTACTTGTGCGTGATGAACCACTAATACGGCCCTACAACAATTTCGTGGTTCTAGGAGACATAGACAACGACCCTATAGCATGGCCTTCAAGTTGT ATAGAAAAGGCAGCTCTTTAA